A single region of the Bifidobacterium asteroides DSM 20089 genome encodes:
- a CDS encoding 4-(cytidine 5'-diphospho)-2-C-methyl-D-erythritol kinase, whose translation MSPAAGGDGIALYCPAKINLRLRVGPAQAELGGRHRLDTIYSAVGIWDRVELRRTEPGNGFRLSLEGDHLGDLNRRDANPRANLAVKALLAMAQATGHQPDVAIHILKRIPVGAGLAGGSADAAGTMLGLNRLWNLGMAAAELDRIAARLGADLPFCLHGGLSRGTGFGQILEPLDPDGLQAQRLSRAGLTGHLLIGAYEDQLSTAHVYKAFDLIGPGPNDPNDLQETACTLHPRSRQALDLARQAGIGPAFVSGSGPSVVVMAPHPEQAIALIRLWREQNAVDRIIEADSPVLPRMVPLRVTHGQ comes from the coding sequence GTGAGTCCGGCAGCCGGAGGGGACGGCATTGCCCTCTACTGTCCCGCCAAGATCAATCTGAGGCTTCGTGTCGGTCCGGCCCAAGCCGAACTTGGAGGGCGACACCGCCTGGACACCATTTACAGCGCTGTGGGAATCTGGGATCGGGTGGAACTACGTCGGACAGAACCCGGCAACGGCTTCCGCTTGAGCCTGGAGGGCGACCACTTGGGCGACCTGAACCGCCGGGATGCCAATCCACGCGCCAACCTGGCCGTCAAGGCCCTTCTGGCCATGGCACAGGCCACCGGGCACCAGCCTGATGTGGCTATCCACATCCTCAAACGGATACCGGTGGGCGCTGGGCTGGCCGGTGGATCCGCGGATGCTGCCGGAACCATGCTGGGGTTGAACCGGCTCTGGAATCTTGGAATGGCTGCCGCCGAGCTGGACCGCATCGCCGCCAGGCTGGGCGCGGACCTGCCCTTCTGCCTGCATGGAGGGCTCAGCAGAGGTACAGGTTTCGGCCAAATTCTTGAGCCCCTGGATCCGGATGGCCTGCAGGCCCAGCGGCTGTCCCGTGCTGGGCTGACCGGACACCTCCTGATCGGTGCCTACGAAGATCAGCTGAGCACAGCCCATGTCTACAAGGCCTTCGATCTGATCGGACCCGGCCCCAACGACCCGAACGACCTGCAGGAGACCGCCTGCACCCTGCACCCGCGCTCGCGCCAGGCTCTGGACCTTGCCCGGCAGGCAGGCATCGGACCGGCCTTCGTCTCTGGATCGGGCCCCTCCGTGGTGGTCATGGCCCCTCACCCCGAGCAGGCAATCGCATTGATAAGGCTCTGGCGGGAGCAAAATGCCGTGGACAGGATAATCGAGGCTGACTCGCCAGTCCTGCCCAGGATG